The genomic region TTTCCTAGCGGCGATCTGTGGTGGCTCAGAACAAGCGCCCAATAGGGATACAGTAGCGATCCCTAGGCCCAATACTTTAAGGATTGATTTCATTATTTGGCCCCTGGGATTTTGGTAGCAGCGGTAGGTGTAGGATCAGGAGTACCTGGGCCACCATAAGCAGTTGACCAACCAAATAATTGTGAACCTGTGTATTTTCCGTTAGCTTGACGATTTTCAACCCGCTTATTAAAGATACCGCTAATGATTTCGCTATCTCCACCAATCAATGCCTTGGTTGAACACATTTCAGCACACAAAGGTAATTTACCCTCAGCCAAGCGATTACGGCCATATTTCTTGAACTCGGCAACGCTACCGTTCGCCTCTGGGCCACCACTACAGAATGTGCACTTATCCATCTTGCTACGGACCCCAAAAGCACCAACACTCAAAAATTGAGGTGCGCCAAATGGACATGCAAATGAACAGTAACCGCAACCGATACAAATGTCTTTATCATGAAGTACAACACCTTCATCTGTACGGTAGAAACAGTCTACTGGACAGACCGCCATACAAGGCGCATCGGTGCAATGCATACAGGCTACCGATATAGACTTTTCTTGACCGATAATGCCGTCGTTTACCGTTACAACACGACGACGGTTTACGCCCCAAGGTACTTCGTTATCGTTCTTACATGCAGTTACACAACCGTTGCATTCGATGCAACGCTCTGTATCACAAATAAACTTCATTCTTGCCATGATTTTCTCCGGACTTTAATTATTTAGCTTAGGCAAACTTTTCGATTTGACACATAGTGGTCTTGGTTTCCTGCATGTTGGTTACTTGATCGTAACCATATGTCGTCGCCGTATTCACTGACTCACCAAGAATGATTGGAGATGCGCCTTCTGGATAGAACTTGCGCAAATCTGCACCTTGCCACCAACCAGAAAAATGGAAGGGGATGAATGCGGTTTCTTGATCGACACGCTCTGTGACCATTGCACGAACTTTAATCTTAGCGCCTGTCGGAGATTTAACCCATACATAATCCCAATTCTTAATTCCACGAGCAGCAGCAGCTTTC from Polynucleobacter antarcticus harbors:
- the fdh3B gene encoding formate dehydrogenase FDH3 subunit beta codes for the protein MARMKFICDTERCIECNGCVTACKNDNEVPWGVNRRRVVTVNDGIIGQEKSISVACMHCTDAPCMAVCPVDCFYRTDEGVVLHDKDICIGCGYCSFACPFGAPQFLSVGAFGVRSKMDKCTFCSGGPEANGSVAEFKKYGRNRLAEGKLPLCAEMCSTKALIGGDSEIISGIFNKRVENRQANGKYTGSQLFGWSTAYGGPGTPDPTPTAATKIPGAK